Proteins encoded in a region of the Dreissena polymorpha isolate Duluth1 chromosome 6, UMN_Dpol_1.0, whole genome shotgun sequence genome:
- the LOC127833263 gene encoding uncharacterized protein LOC127833263 — protein sequence MYLLKRYRLTRSIIAWLHLNTNSVGDVLAVLKYDGAVTRHEYTAYVCFLSPTLYQISHYMYDEYDIAPADHHLKQADYGAFYHKLDADHDGTVQRFEWISWWSQKFASLETANAHTHGQADSIHGNHHCH from the exons ATGTATCTGTTAAAACGATATCGACTGACTCGTTCTATAATTGCTTGGTTACACTTGAACACAAACTCCGTCGGTGATGTTTTAGCTGTTCTAAAAT ACGACGGCGCCGTCACGCGCCACGAGTACACCGCGTACGTCTGCTTCCTGTCTCCCACGCTGTACCAGATCTCTCACTACATGTACGACGAGTACGACATAGCACCAGCCGACCACCATCTCAAGCAGGCGGACTACGGCGCTTTCTACCACAAACTGGACGCAGACC ACGACGGAACAGTGCAAAGGTTCGAGTGGATATCTTGGTGGTCCCAG AAATTTGCCTCTCTGGAAACCGCAAATGCGCATACGCACGGCCAGGCGGACAGTATCCATGGCAACCACCACTGTCACTGA
- the LOC127833256 gene encoding uncharacterized protein LOC127833256 isoform X1 — protein sequence MFKVWVPTLFTHHMVIPKEYESVVASHTYVNQPRVHRERVSDAYETVEQRENKKIETIKVENINEVPGRRSTKIRTYANEKDVHISADPLYANIDASSVYDIDAGPAPQALKSVSEGVRIPNEALEPINVSDYDVIQNTAIDREENSNRSYSVDASDYKGIETNRSKMEINFINELKSVLLATSDTNHVYDNFRPKHYQSEGLPSEADAIIKNELTDTKAFTTKSFRFDKSKTVLAICTADIREAEADVIVCPAYEGVAFQGFVPNGIRCKFGIEQKAIEEKVLKKGRIATSRCPVGPGRSAYVYHVKASLFECGPKPLSTTSEKNLEQTVEKVFDKLHRLKRNVNTIAFPLIGTSKLSINTIAFPLIGTIDVADKDLIKSLCRHFLKVMFRCCDKRRGSNNLEVQILNHCATITEWLQETLHEQINGD from the exons ATGTTCAAGGTTTGGGTTCCAACATTATTCACACATCATATGGTCATTCCAAAAGAATATGAAAGCGTTGTGGCCTCACATACTTACGTAAATCAGCCACGGGTACATAGGGAACGTGTAAGCGATGCATATGAGACAGTTGAACAACGCGAAAATAAGAAGATTGAAACAATAAAGGTGGAAAATATCAATGAAGTTCCAGGAAGACGATCCACAAAGATAAGAACATACGCAAACGAAAAGGATGTACACATTTCAGCGGATCCATTGTATGCAAATATTGATGCAAGCAGCGTGTACGATATCGATGCAGGACCAGCACCACAAGCACTAAAATCGGTATCGGAAGGAGTTCGAATTCCAAACGAGGCATTGGAGCCAATTAATGTATCGGACTATGACGTCATTCAAAacactgcgattgatcgcgaggAGAACAGTAATAGATCTTATTCTGTAGACGCATCCGATTATAAAGGCATTGAAACCAATCGGAGCAAAATggaaataaatttcataaatgaaCTAAAAAGTGTTCTCCTCGCTACCAGTGACACTAATCATGTTTATGATAACTTTCGCCCGAAGCACTATCAAAGCGAAGGTCTGCCTAGCGAAGCTGATGCAATAATAAAGAACGAGCTGACAGATACTAAAGCGTTCACAACAAAGTCATTTcgttttgataaaagcaaaacAGTTCTAGCTATATGCACAGCTGATATTCGTGAAGCTGAAGCCGATGTTATTGTTTGCCCCGCATATGAAGGTGTTGCATTTCAAGGGTTTGTGCCAAATGGCATTCGATGTAAATTTGGTATTGAACAAAAGGCGATAGAAGAAAAGGTCCTTAAAAAGGGGAGGATAGCAACATCGCGTTGTCCGGTAGGTCCGGGAAGGTCTGCATATGTGTACCATGTCAAGGCATCATTGTTTGAATGTGGACCAAAGCCACTCTCTACAACATCCGAAAAGAATCTTGAACAGACTGTGGAGAAAGTGTTTGATAAACTGCATCGTCTGAAGCGCAACGTCAATACCATAGCCTTCCCGCTAATCGGTACCAGTAAGTTATCTATCAATACCATAGCCTTCCCGCTAATCGGTACCA TCGATGTTGCTGACAAAGACCTTATCAAATCACTGTGCAGGCATTTCCTAAAAGTGATGTTCAGGTGTTGCGACAAACGTCGCGGTTCAAACAACCTGGAGGTACAGATTTTGAATCACTGTGCAACGATCACAGAATGGCTCCAGGAGACTCTGCACGAACAAATTAATGGTGATTAA
- the LOC127833256 gene encoding uncharacterized protein LOC127833256 isoform X2, with product MFKVWVPTLFTHHMVIPKEYESVVASHTYVNQPRVHRERVSDAYETVEQRENKKIETIKVENINEVPGRRSTKIRTYANEKDVHISADPLYANIDASSVYDIDAGPAPQALKSVSEGVRIPNEALEPINVSDYDVIQNTAIDREENSNRSYSVDASDYKGIETNRSKMEINFINELKSVLLATSDTNHVYDNFRPKHYQSEGLPSEADAIIKNELTDTKAFTTKSFRFDKSKTVLAICTADIREAEADVIVCPAYEGVAFQGFVPNGIRCKFGIEQKAIEEKVLKKGRIATSRCPVGPGRSAYVYHVKASLFECGPKPLSTTSEKNLEQTVEKVFDKLHRLKRNVNTIAFPLIGTIDVADKDLIKSLCRHFLKVMFRCCDKRRGSNNLEVQILNHCATITEWLQETLHEQINGD from the exons ATGTTCAAGGTTTGGGTTCCAACATTATTCACACATCATATGGTCATTCCAAAAGAATATGAAAGCGTTGTGGCCTCACATACTTACGTAAATCAGCCACGGGTACATAGGGAACGTGTAAGCGATGCATATGAGACAGTTGAACAACGCGAAAATAAGAAGATTGAAACAATAAAGGTGGAAAATATCAATGAAGTTCCAGGAAGACGATCCACAAAGATAAGAACATACGCAAACGAAAAGGATGTACACATTTCAGCGGATCCATTGTATGCAAATATTGATGCAAGCAGCGTGTACGATATCGATGCAGGACCAGCACCACAAGCACTAAAATCGGTATCGGAAGGAGTTCGAATTCCAAACGAGGCATTGGAGCCAATTAATGTATCGGACTATGACGTCATTCAAAacactgcgattgatcgcgaggAGAACAGTAATAGATCTTATTCTGTAGACGCATCCGATTATAAAGGCATTGAAACCAATCGGAGCAAAATggaaataaatttcataaatgaaCTAAAAAGTGTTCTCCTCGCTACCAGTGACACTAATCATGTTTATGATAACTTTCGCCCGAAGCACTATCAAAGCGAAGGTCTGCCTAGCGAAGCTGATGCAATAATAAAGAACGAGCTGACAGATACTAAAGCGTTCACAACAAAGTCATTTcgttttgataaaagcaaaacAGTTCTAGCTATATGCACAGCTGATATTCGTGAAGCTGAAGCCGATGTTATTGTTTGCCCCGCATATGAAGGTGTTGCATTTCAAGGGTTTGTGCCAAATGGCATTCGATGTAAATTTGGTATTGAACAAAAGGCGATAGAAGAAAAGGTCCTTAAAAAGGGGAGGATAGCAACATCGCGTTGTCCGGTAGGTCCGGGAAGGTCTGCATATGTGTACCATGTCAAGGCATCATTGTTTGAATGTGGACCAAAGCCACTCTCTACAACATCCGAAAAGAATCTTGAACAGACTGTGGAGAAAGTGTTTGATAAACTGCATCGTCTGAAGCGCAACGTCAATACCATAGCCTTCCCGCTAATCGGTACCA TCGATGTTGCTGACAAAGACCTTATCAAATCACTGTGCAGGCATTTCCTAAAAGTGATGTTCAGGTGTTGCGACAAACGTCGCGGTTCAAACAACCTGGAGGTACAGATTTTGAATCACTGTGCAACGATCACAGAATGGCTCCAGGAGACTCTGCACGAACAAATTAATGGTGATTAA